AAGGCTCTTGGTGTCGGGCAGGGAGACCGGGTCGGGATTCTATCGGAGAACTGCCCCGAGTGGGCTGTCGCCTACCTGGGGATACTGACTGCAGGGGCGATGGTGGTGCCGATCGACGCCTCGTTGACGTCAAACGAATTGACCAGATTTTTTCGGGTGGCCGATCTTAAAGTTCTTTTCTGTTCGCCGCGATGGTTCCAGCCGGTGAGCGATCTTATTATCCTTAACGCTCTGGGATTCGAGTTATTCAATCTGATCGGCGAGGGGACCGGGACACTTCGGGGGTTATCAGGTAAATCAGAAAATTTCGAAGTTGAAATACAATCCTCGGATCCTGCGGTCCTGATTTTTACCTCGGGAACGACCGGTGATCCCAAAGGAGTTATTCTGACTCATCAAAATCTGCTGGGGAACCTCAATTCCATGGTGCGGACTCTGCCGCTTTATGAAGATGATATTTTTCTTTCGGTTTTGCCGATGCATCACACGTTCGAGGCCACCTGCGGATTTCTTCTGCCCCTTTTTGCCGGGTTGACGATTGTCTATGCGCGGTCGCTCAAATCCCGCGATATTCTGGGTGATATTGCCGCCAATAAGGTCACCTGCCTGATCGGGGTGCCGCTCCTGTTCGAGAAGATTTACAATGCCATCAGGAGGAAGATCGAAGAATTGCCGCCGTTGAAACGCGTGACCCTGAAAGCCTTTTATGAAACCAGCCGGATGGGCTGGAAAATTGGCAGAAAGCCGGGGACAATCCTGTTTAAAAACCTTCGGCGAAAAGCCGGACTGGGGAGTATCCGGTTGCTGGTCAGCGGCGGCGCGCCTCTTCCGGCGAGAGTGGCCGAATGGTTCAATATGATCGGTTTCAACTTCCTGCCCGGGTATGGGTTGACCGAATGCTCGCCGGTGGTTTCGGTTAACCGCGCCAATGATATCCAGTTCGGGTCGGTTGGGCCGCCCCTGCCTGGCATCGAGGTGGAAGTGGACGACCCATCGGCTGACGGTGTCGGCGAGATCAAAGTCCGCGGGCCCCAGAACACTCCCGGTTATATCAACAATCCCAAAGCCACCTCGGAACTGCTCCGTGAAGGGTGGCTGTTTACCGGTGATTTGGGCAAGATCGAGGATGGTCATATTTATATTACCGGCCGGAAGAAAAATCTGATCGTCAGCGGCGGCGGCAAGAATATATATCCCGAGGAAATCGAATCGGAACTTAACCTCTCGGAAAATGTCCTCGAATCGCTGGTTATGGGTCGCAATAAAAGCGCCAAAATCGGCGAGGAAATCTGGGCCGTGGTGGTGCCGGATCTGGAACAGATCAAACTGGCCACCCAGAATGATATCTCGGGTGACCCGGGACCGGAACAGGTCCGCGATATTATCGCCCGCGAGGTGAACCTGGTCAACAGCCGCCTGGCCGCGCACAAACGGATCGCCCGGTTCGAAATCCGTTTGGAAGAACTGGAAAAGACGACCACCAAAAAGATAAAAAGAAACCTGTATATTTAACTCATGGTTATCACCGAGGAAATAGAATTCGACTCCCAGGGGTACTGCCATGTGGTCGATATCACCAATGAAATCCGTCAGAAAGTGGAGAAATCCGGGATCAAGTCCGGGATTGTCACCGTTTTTACCCCCTCGGCCACATCGGGTCTGACCACGATCGAGTACGAGCCGGGTCTTCTGGAGGATTTGCCCGAGTTTTTCGAGAAAATCCTGCCCTCGGATAAGGCCTACAATCATGATCGGACCTGGCATGACGGCAACGGGTTTTCGCATATGCGCTCGGCCCTGATCGGGCCGGATATAACCGTGCCATTCACCGATGGCCATCTGCACCTGGGGACATGGCAAAATATTGTCTTCCTCGATTTCGATAATCGCAACCGCCGCCGCCGGCTGGTGGTCCAGATAATTGGAGAATAAGCAATGAATTTTACCGTTATCGAACGGGCCGGAAAAAGGGTAAGAATCCTCGATCAAACCCAATTGCCGACCAGACTGGTGTACCATGAGTACGACGACTACCGCGATATAATCGCCGCCATCAAGAAACTGGAAATCCGCGGGGCGCCGGCGATCGGGATTGCGGGGGCGTTCGCGGTGGCGGCGGCGGCCGAGGTCGAGGTGGCTATGAAGGTGGAGCAGTACAAAGGGGTCCTGGGCAGTCTGGCGGGTGAGATCAAGAAGGCCCGTCCGACCGCGGTCAACCTGGGCTGGGGGGTGGACCGGGTGATGAAGGTGATCCGGGAATTTCCGGGCGAGGATAAGGGGGCGTTCCGGGAAGCCATCTGGGCCGAGGCGCAGGCGATTCTCGACGAGGATAAGGCTCTCTGCGAGGCGATCGGCCGCAACGGGGTGGAGCTGATCAAGGACGGCGATACGATCCTGACCCACTGCAACGCCGGGGCGCTGGCCACCGGCGGAAGCGGGACGGCCCTGGCGGTGATTTATGCCGCCCGGAAAGACGGTAAAAGAGTCCGTGTTTATGCCGATGAAACCCGGCCGCTTCTCCAGGGCGCCCGGCTGACCTCGTGGGAGCTGATGCAGGAGGGAGTCGAGGTGACCCTGATCTGCGACAATATGGCCGGGATGGTCATGCGGCAAGGGAAGATCGACCTGGTTATTGTCGGCGCCGACCGGGTGGCCAAAAACGGCGATGCGGCCAACAAGATCGGCACCTATTCGGTGGCGGTCCTGGCCAGAGAGCACGGAATCCCGTTTTACGTGGCCCTGCCGTATTCGACCTTCGATAATGAGATCGCGACCGGCGATGATATCCCGATCGAGGAACGTTCGCCGCTGGAGATAACCAACTGGGGCGGGGTGCAAACGGCGCCGGAAGGAGTCAGGACTTATTCTCCGGCGTTCGATATCACGCCGAGAGAGCTGGTGACGGCGTATATCACGGAAAAGGGTATCACCCCCGGCGGCCGGGCGGAGTGATGGATCAGGTAACATGTTGTAGTTGTCCGGCTTATATTTAAAATGGGTTCGTTTCATCCTCCGGATATTTTTTTAAAAATGGGTTCGTTTCCTCAGTAAAAAGTTTTTCGATAAAATGGGTTCGTTTTGTCAGTAAAAAGATTTTTTGCCGGATGTTTTGGGGCGCAGGGGTTTTCATACAAATCGGGGTGGGGAATGGATTAAGGGCGGTTTGGTGGGGAAAATGGCGGGGGCGTGGTAACTTAGGAAACGCGACTAAAGTTAAACCACTCGGCCATATTGATAAATTTAACTTTTAGCTACTTATTCGGCTCTACTGACTTTGACGGCAAATCTTTTTTAATTTTATCTAAAATCTTTTCTATTACAAAATTAGATTTTGTAATTATCTGATGATTTGGAAATCTTATTACTTCCCACCCTTCTTTATCTTTTAAATACTCGTCTCTCTCAATATCTTCAATCACTGGTAATCCATCAACAATATTATGATTTCTAAACCCATCGCATTCAACATCTAACTTCTTTTTTCCGACTAATGCAAAATCCAAAGTATATCTTTTTGTAATAAATTTCGGAATGAGTTTATAACCAAATGAGTCAAAATCAACCCCTTGTAATTTTTGATAAAGTAAAAGTTCTGTTGGTGAATCAAATTTAACAGAAAAATATTGTTCTTCAAGTTTTTCTTGTTTTTTAATTTGTTCATAAGTTTTTGCAATTTTTTTTAGAATTCCATTTCTTGTAAAACAAAATTGTTTATCTCCAACAATGTA
Above is a window of Candidatus Zixiibacteriota bacterium DNA encoding:
- a CDS encoding AMP-binding protein; protein product: MRQQEIEIPPISRSVHGAIFRSCQKFPDKTALVGNGGRAPCFSYRELENAVSRLAGGLKALGVGQGDRVGILSENCPEWAVAYLGILTAGAMVVPIDASLTSNELTRFFRVADLKVLFCSPRWFQPVSDLIILNALGFELFNLIGEGTGTLRGLSGKSENFEVEIQSSDPAVLIFTSGTTGDPKGVILTHQNLLGNLNSMVRTLPLYEDDIFLSVLPMHHTFEATCGFLLPLFAGLTIVYARSLKSRDILGDIAANKVTCLIGVPLLFEKIYNAIRRKIEELPPLKRVTLKAFYETSRMGWKIGRKPGTILFKNLRRKAGLGSIRLLVSGGAPLPARVAEWFNMIGFNFLPGYGLTECSPVVSVNRANDIQFGSVGPPLPGIEVEVDDPSADGVGEIKVRGPQNTPGYINNPKATSELLREGWLFTGDLGKIEDGHIYITGRKKNLIVSGGGKNIYPEEIESELNLSENVLESLVMGRNKSAKIGEEIWAVVVPDLEQIKLATQNDISGDPGPEQVRDIIAREVNLVNSRLAAHKRIARFEIRLEELEKTTTKKIKRNLYI
- a CDS encoding YjbQ family protein — its product is MVITEEIEFDSQGYCHVVDITNEIRQKVEKSGIKSGIVTVFTPSATSGLTTIEYEPGLLEDLPEFFEKILPSDKAYNHDRTWHDGNGFSHMRSALIGPDITVPFTDGHLHLGTWQNIVFLDFDNRNRRRRLVVQIIGE
- the mtnA gene encoding S-methyl-5-thioribose-1-phosphate isomerase, with the translated sequence MNFTVIERAGKRVRILDQTQLPTRLVYHEYDDYRDIIAAIKKLEIRGAPAIGIAGAFAVAAAAEVEVAMKVEQYKGVLGSLAGEIKKARPTAVNLGWGVDRVMKVIREFPGEDKGAFREAIWAEAQAILDEDKALCEAIGRNGVELIKDGDTILTHCNAGALATGGSGTALAVIYAARKDGKRVRVYADETRPLLQGARLTSWELMQEGVEVTLICDNMAGMVMRQGKIDLVIVGADRVAKNGDAANKIGTYSVAVLAREHGIPFYVALPYSTFDNEIATGDDIPIEERSPLEITNWGGVQTAPEGVRTYSPAFDITPRELVTAYITEKGITPGGRAE